In a genomic window of Chrysemys picta bellii isolate R12L10 chromosome 1, ASM1138683v2, whole genome shotgun sequence:
- the LOC135983742 gene encoding claw keratin-like, with the protein MTFSSLCYPECGVARPSPVTGSSNEPCVRQCPDSEVVIRPSPVVVTLPGPILSNFPQQSEVAAVGAPVVGAGFGGSYGLGGLYGYGGHYGGLYGLGRLGGYGGRYGYGGFLGNGGYYGYPGLYGYGGLWGNGGHCGYPGLYGYGGLWGYGGHCGYPGLYGYGGLSGSGVSCHRYLSGSRGPC; encoded by the coding sequence atgactttctccagcctgtgctatccagaatgcggggtggcccgACCCAGTCCAGTCACTGGCAGCTCCAACGAGCCGTGCGTTAGGCAGTGCCCTGACTCCGAAGTGGTGATCAGACCCTCACCAGTTGTCGTGACCCTCCCCGGACCAATTCTCAGCAATTTTCCTCAACAGAGCGAAGTGGCAGCTGTAGGAGCACCTGTGGTCGGAGCCGGTTTCGGAGGCTCCTATGGTTTGGGGGGATTGTACGGCTATGGAGGCCATTACGGAGGATTGTATGGTTTAGGGAGATTAGGTGGTTACGGCGGCCGTTACGGATATGGGGGATTCTTGGGCAATGGGGGATACTATGGTTACCCAGGCCTttatggttatgggggattatgggGAAATGGGGGACACTGCGGTTACCCGGGCCTttacggttatgggggattatgggGATATGGGGGACACTGTGGCTACCCGGGCCTttatggttatgggggattaaGTGGTTCCGGGGTATCCTGCCATAGGTACCTCAGTGGAAGCAGAGGGCCATGTTAA